Sequence from the Fictibacillus arsenicus genome:
GAGCGTACCTAAGCTGGCTCTGTATCTCTCAATGGAACATCGTTGAAGAGGAAGAGGAGAACGCCAAGAGAAAGGAGGATGTGAAGCATGGATAATTTAACCTTCGCTGGTATGGATGGCATTATTATCTTAAGTGTATTCGCGATTGTTATGCTTGCCATCGGGTATTTCTCTGGTAAAGGAGATACGAATCTTCATCATAGTCTATCAGGCTACTATTTGGCAGGAAGAAATCTCGGTTTCATCGCTTTGTTCTTCACCCTTTACGCGACACAGTACAGTGGGAATACCATCGTCGGTTATGCGCCGGCAGGCTACCGGACAGGGTTCTCATGGCTGCAGTCGATCTCCTTCATGACAATCATCATCGGAATCTATCTGTTGTTCGCGCCAAGACTTTATGTGGTGTCGAAACGACGAAACTTTGTAACCCCCACTGATTGGCTGGAGTTCCGTTTTAAATCGAAGGCGGTTACGTTGCTATCTATCTTCTTGATGCTTTGGGGTCTAGGAAACTATCTTTTGGAGCAGCTCGTTGCGATCGGACAAGCTGTAGCGGGTATGACGGGCGGAACGATTCCTTATGAAATTGCGGTTGTCGTTTTCGTTCTCGTCATGCTTGCGTACGAGTGGATGGGAGGCATGAAGGCCGTAGCGTTCACGGATGTTATGCAAGGGATTGTCCTGATGATTGGAATCTTTGTGTTCTTGGCAGGTGCTCTATACTTGGTTGGAGGGAATTTTGCTGAAGTAACACGTTTTATCGCAGATAACGAACCTGAAAAACTAGGTGTTCCGCCAATGGAAGTGTCGGTGAACTGGTTCAGTATGCTCGTCCTTGTCGGGTTAGGGGCTTCTATCTATCCGCATGCGGTGCAGCGTATCTATTCTGCTGAAAGTGAAAGAACGTTAAAGAAGTCTTTCGCTCGCATGGCGTGGATGCCGCCGATCACTACAGGTCTTGTGTTTGTTGTCGGGATCATCGGAATCATGCTTTTCCCAGGATTGGATACAGCGGGGTCTGAACAGCTAGTAGGGTTGATGGCGAATAAAATCGCTGCGATCAACGGGTTTTATTATTGGATGATGATCATCTTCTTCGGTGGAATCGTTGCGGCGATTATCTCTACGGCAGACTCCGTGCTGCTGAGTTTTTCATCGATGTTATCGAACGATGTATACGGTAAGTTTGTAAATCCAGGAGCTACTGAACACAAGAAAGTAATGGTAGGAAAAATCGGCGGAATCATCGCGATCTTCTTCCTTTTAATGATCGCATGGAATCCTCCAGGCACACTTTATCAGATTTTTGTGTTAAAGTTTGAGCTCTTGGTGCAAGTATTCCCTGCTTTTGTTCTCGGTCTTTACTGGAAACGTCTAGCCGCAAAACCTGTGTTCTGGGGAATGCTTATAGGTGCTATTGTAGCAGGGCTGTTAACGTTAACGGGCTATAAGACGGTGTTCGGCATCCATGGCGGAGTGATCGGGCTTACGATAAACTTTGTCGTTTGTATCGTTGGTTCGATGCTCGTTACGGTCTCTGCTGAAAAATCATTGAAGAAGGACGAACTTGCAGTGTTGGAGCTTGAAGCATAATACAATAGATAAAAAAGAGTTGAAGCAGAAATGGCAAATTTAAGTTTGAGCGTTAAACGTAGTCGTCTTGAGCCACATTGGCGGATGCTAATCTGGCTCTTGATTGTTCAAATAATGGTTGCTTTTGTAGGACGAGGACTTGTCCCGCTTGGTGTATTGATTGGAGCTGACCTTTCTCTCACGAAAGCTCAGATTGGCATGCTTCCGGCGGGTCTCTTTTTAGGACAGGCATTGGCTTCCATCCCGGCGGGTTTCTTAGTGGACCGGCTCGGATCCCGGAAACTACTTCTTGCTCTGTCCTTGTGTTTAGGGGTCGGGTTCATGTTCTCGACCTTTTTTACACATTTCTGGTCGATGCTCATATTCGTGGTCATCGGCGGGGTTGGATACGGAGCCATGCACCCGGTATCGAACAGAGGAATCATCTATTGGTTCACACAAACACAGCGCGGCACTGCGATGGGCATCAAACAGATGGGCGTCACACTCGGATCTGCATTATCGGCCGTAATCTTGCTGCCTATAGCAGCATCATATGGCTGGCGGACAGCTGTAATCGGTGCAGCGTTGCTCTTGATTATGATCGGAGTTATATCCTTTTTTCAATACCGCGATTCAGAGTCCGCACCACAAGGGAAAAGTGATCAGCGGCTGTCTGTTTTTTATAAATCGATGTGGAGAATGATTCAGAACAAACCTCTCTTGCTTGTAAGCCTAAGTGCACTCGGACTGAATGGAGCGCAGATGTGCCTGAACACGTATCTCGTGCTTTTTGCTTATGAAAAGATGGGGATCTCGCTGTTTTTGTCGGGTTTATTGCTCGTCATATCTGAAGCATGCGGTTCGTTTGGAAGAGTCACTTGGGGTGTGATTAGTGACCGAGTGTTTAACGGGGAACGTGTGATTATTGTCATCGTGATCGTCATTATTTCTGCACTGTCGAGCAGTACCTTGGCATTGTTGCCTGAAGATACGCCATTTGGATTGCTTGTTCCGATCATCGCAGTCTTTGGGTTTGCGGTTTCGGGGTTCAACGGCATCTGGATGAACCTAGCGAGTGAACTCGTTCCACCTGAACAAGCCGGGATTTCGAGTGGATTAAGCATCACGATCGGGTCACTTGGGGTTATCGCAGCACCGCCTGTCTTCGGTTTTATGGTGGATCTGAACGGCAGCTATACATCAGGCTGGTTTTTTATCACAGGGTTGTTATGTATCGTTTTTGCAATTCTGCTAGTTTTGTTAAACGTTAATAAAAAGAGAAAAGCGAGGGTGAGTGAACGTGCAATTTGATCCGAAAGAGCTGACAGAAAAGGATGTCTACAAACTATTGGTTGGTTCAGTCGTGCCTAGACCGATCGCCTGGGTATCGACCATTTCAACAGAAGGAGTGGTCAACCTGGCACCGTTCAGCTTTTTTAACGTAGCCTCCCGAAACCCTCCTATGCTTTGTATATCGATAGGACCTGGAGTGGGAGAAAGAGAAGGAACGGAGAAAGATACACTCGTAAACATACGGAATCAAAAAGAGTTCGTAATCAATGTGGTCACGTCAACTTTGGGGAATGAGATGCAGAAAACGTCTGAGAACCTGCCGAGTGATGTGGATGAATTTGAAGCAGCAGGACTCACAACATTGGAAAGCACGATTGTAAAACCAAAGCGCGTTAAAGAAGCGCCGATCCAGATGGAGTGTCAGCTAGAACAGGTCATTCAGCTCGGCAGTGATCATTTGGTGATTGGCAGAATGGTTCGTTATCATATCAATGATGACTATTACCTTGGTAATTATAAAGTGGATCTAGAGAAACTGCAGCCTCTCGGAAGGTTAGCAGGGAATTATAGCGAGAGTACGGAATTCTTTTCATTGCCTAGATAAAAAGCAAGCTTAAAGGGGAAAAAAACCCTCTTTAAGCTTTTTTTATTAAATCAATTAAATGATTAACATCCTTAACTATATTATTCTATTAAAATCCTCTATACTTAAATAAAATAAGTTTAAAAGGGGGTTGCAGCATTGCGGGAAAAGATTACGGAACAGACGAAGAAGTTACAGCAATCAAATGGCGGTCATATCTTTTATGAATATCAGAGTGAAGAATCTTATATTCAAAACACCGTCTCCTATATCATCGCCGGGATCGAACAAGGAGATCATGTCATCGTAATCGAGAACGACAGAGTTTACCCGAAGATTGAAAGACAGCTGCGGAACGAACTGAAAAAAGAAGATTTGGAGAAAGTTCATCGCGTGAACAATTTTGATTTCTATTGTTTCAAAGGGGATTTTAATTCCGCGACGATCATCTCTTACTTTAAAAAGTTTGTTGAACCCTTCATTAATAAAAAAGTTTCCATACGAACATGGGCGCATGTGGAATGGGCGGATCAGGAACAAATTACGTATTACGTCGGTGAGTATGAGAAGGAAGTAGATAAGACGGTTATTGAGTTTGGGACGACTACGGTTTGTGCCTATGATGAAAGGCGTGTACCTCCACACTTGAAACAGGCATTGCTGAGCTGTCACCGGTATTATATGACTGATGAGGATGTGCTTTGTATTTCTGAAGATTTCAGAACCGTGGAATGTGTATAAAATCATACAACAAGAGAATCACCATGATTATTCCATTTTAAAAGGAGAACGAGAAGATGGATGTATTCGTAAGCCAGTATGATTGGATTCAACGTACAAGGGAGACATTATTCCGTTATTGTGAAACGATGTCACCTGAGGATTATGTGAAAGAGCTTGAAAGCTTTGGAGGAGACTCTGTTCGCAGTCTGCATGTTCATGTAGTCAATTGTTACAGGGGATGGTTAGGAAATCGTGCACTTGGAAAACGGCTATCTGAGATAACGCCAGAATCCGTTCGCTCTGTACAGGAAATGCGTGAAATTTTTAGGGAAACGGATGCCCTGGTTCATGAATTCCTGAATGAATTTAAAGATAAGGCGGATCAGACAGTTCAAGTAACGTTGAGGAGTGGCGGCATCTTGGAGCCAACAGCATTATGGTTATTCACCCACACCATGACACACGAGTTCCACCATAAAGGGCAGATTGTAAAAATAGGCAGACAGCTTGGATATAACCCGCCAGAAACAGACCTTATTGAACCTGAAGTTCAGTTCGTACAAAAATAAAACCTGGTTGAAAAAATTAAAACAGTCTCTTGAATAAGACATATTAAAAAAGAGCAAAGACATCTTTGCTCTTTTTTCAACTACTCACTTGCTTTAACTTGTAAAGGAGGGGGTACTAACCAACCTTTTTCTTTGTTCAACTTCAGCATCTTAGCACCAAATTGTGCTTTTGCTAAATGAAATTGTCCGTACATAACCCCAATGTCCTCACGTATGCTTTGTCCGATCATGGAACTACAAGCCACAAGTCCTGCTGCAACATCTTTTGATACAGAAGCACTGATCTCAGGGTCAAGGAATCTTGCACCTGGTGGAATATCTTCTAATTTAGCTACCGGACGCTCAGGTGGAGCAGGTGGTAAACCAATGCCATTTGCCTTTAGTAATTCTTCAATTTGCTTATTCTCATTTTTAAGTCCCTCAATCGCTTCTTCAACCAACTTTTTTAGGTGGCTATCGCCTGTGTGATTAACATATACTTGGTATCCAGCAATCATTCCGTGGTTTGTTAGCAGGTGTGTCCAAGCTCCATATATCTCTCCATAATGCATTGGCTCATCTTTTGGATTCCCACTTAAAATTCCCATAACAACACTCCTTATATTTTGTTTGAGATTCATTTACTTTCTCCTTTTATAGAAAAACGTAACAAAGATAGTATGGGAGTTTTTTTCTCTTTTATACTCAGTGAGAATTTGAAATGAGTCAGATGAAAAAAGACATTGAAGAAATGTAATAACAATGAAAAGAAGTTGAAAAGGCTTCGATTTCTTTTTGTTTGGATGAATAACATAGTGTGGTCATGATCTTAGGGCTGCCGCTTTACGGTACGTGTTTTTATAATCTGTTACACGTTCGCTCAATCTGACTCCCATTTCGCTCAAAACCGCCACTCTACGCTCAAACACCCCCTTGTATCGCTCAAAATCACGAACCTACGCTCAAACACCTCTTGTTTTCGCTCAATGAACTTATCCGAAGGGAATTTTAACTTAAAATGATCAGTTTTTTTAAAAGTACGGCATTAAATAAAAGAGACTGAATCAAAAATGCAGCAATACTGCCTTTTGAACAGTCTCTTTTCTTTATTTTTCGTCCTCAACTAGATGTTTCAGCATAGACAGCTTGTTCTCCCAGAATTTCTCGTAATAAGAGAGCCACTGCTTCACTTCTGTTAGCGGTTCAGGATGCAGCTGATAGATCTTTTCGCGGCCTTCTTTCCGGCCAGAAATCAGCTCAGCTTCTGTTAAGATATTCAGATGCTTCGTTACAGCGGTTCGGCTCATATCAAAATGATCGGCAATCTCGGAGATCGGCCGTTCATTTTCGGAGAGCAGGCGAAGTACCTCGCGTCTTGTCGGATCAGCGATCGCTTTAAAGACATCGTGTTTTTCAGCAGGTGCTGCCACTTAGCTCTCAACTACCTTTTTCAGTCTTTCATGGACAATGCCAACCCAGCCGCCGTTCATACGCTCGCGGATAACAGAGCTCTTTTCGCCTGCCTTGCCAACAATCGCATCTTCATCTTTCCATCCACTGTGAATGAGAGTGAACTCCGTCTGGTCACCTTGTTCTTTTAACAAAAAGGTAACCACCCAACCATCTGTATCCCAGCTAAAAGAAATCTTATGCGGTTCATCGATCACTAGCACTTTACACGGTGATGGCCCAAAAGGGGACTGGATATGAAACTCGTGTCCTTCTTCAGCTTTAAAGTCGTTCGGCATGAACCAGGATGACATGCCTTCAGATGTAGATACAGAGTCCCACACTTTTTGAATCGGTGCGTTAAATACTACGGTTTGTTTAATATCTTGTAATGCTGCCATATGTTCATCTCCTCGAAAATATATAACCATTTGGTTTCATGTCTAGAATATAACACCTTTTGGTTACATGTCAATATAAAGGGATATATTACCTTTTTAGAGAAATACACTTATATTGAATTTTTATGGAGGAAACTCATGAAGCATTTCGTTACAGTTCTTTTATTCATCACATTATTATCTTTGTTAACTTCCTGCAGCATTACATTTGGAGATTGTTCGCCGGTGGAAGCTAAATGGGCGGATACGTTGATGATTAATGATATCCACTACCAGCATGATTTTCCTGACCCTGGTGATCAGGAAGAGATACAAGTAGAAAAAGGGAAGCTCCTTGGTGAAGTGAAGTATAAGATGGCGGATGACGCGTGCGAGGGTTATCAGATGAAAAATAACGACGCGACGCTACTCGAAGAAGGCACAAAGATTTATGCCATCAAGGATATTCCACCGTCACTTGCTGTAGTGACTTATAACAAAGATGTCTTATCGGCGAGTAGAGTATTTGTCGTCGATCAAAATAAAAAAGCCAAAACGATCGGAGAGGTTTATCCGATACAAGGCTTAGTGAAAGACATCCACATTGAAAGTACGTTAGACGGCAGGAGGATCCATACTTTTATTCCTTCATCCACTGAAGCGTTTCTTAAGGAATGGATGCCACTCAAGCTGCAAGATCCCCAGAAGTTAGATAGTAAATGGGATGAGAATAAAATGATTTTCTTAGAGTTTGAGTTAACGAACGGCATCACCTTTAGACAATCGTATAATCTGGATTCCAAAGTCTTTCATTCAAGTGCAGTTGGAAATGAAGCAATCGCTGACATTATTAAGAAGGAATATGCTTCTATAGATTAAACACACCTTCTTGGCTCAGTTTCACTAGGGCATTTTAAGCTTTCACTCACGCATCATATAAAAAAGCTCTAAACCAATCTAATTCCGAGTGTTTAATTAAATATACAAAAGGCCTGAAAACTTAATGCTTTTCAGGCTGTTTCTTTTGTGATGCTATCTGGAGCATAATTTTAAATTTATATATTCGCTGACCTCAATCCTTAATGTCGTTATGTCAACTCCAGCATCTATTATTTGTTTTTTTCACCGATCATGCCATAATCCGTGATATGAATGCTGATATCTGACGTAACGGGAGTTGTTTTAAACCGCTGATCCCAATCTTTTTTTACACGTTTCCAAACTCTTGGATGATGAATTCTTAACTGGTTACCGAACCATGCTATATCTACTCCAAGGTCATCCTGCATTTTATTTAATGTCTGTT
This genomic interval carries:
- a CDS encoding DUF3231 family protein — its product is MGILSGNPKDEPMHYGEIYGAWTHLLTNHGMIAGYQVYVNHTGDSHLKKLVEEAIEGLKNENKQIEELLKANGIGLPPAPPERPVAKLEDIPPGARFLDPEISASVSKDVAAGLVACSSMIGQSIREDIGVMYGQFHLAKAQFGAKMLKLNKEKGWLVPPPLQVKASE
- a CDS encoding MFS transporter, giving the protein MANLSLSVKRSRLEPHWRMLIWLLIVQIMVAFVGRGLVPLGVLIGADLSLTKAQIGMLPAGLFLGQALASIPAGFLVDRLGSRKLLLALSLCLGVGFMFSTFFTHFWSMLIFVVIGGVGYGAMHPVSNRGIIYWFTQTQRGTAMGIKQMGVTLGSALSAVILLPIAASYGWRTAVIGAALLLIMIGVISFFQYRDSESAPQGKSDQRLSVFYKSMWRMIQNKPLLLVSLSALGLNGAQMCLNTYLVLFAYEKMGISLFLSGLLLVISEACGSFGRVTWGVISDRVFNGERVIIVIVIVIISALSSSTLALLPEDTPFGLLVPIIAVFGFAVSGFNGIWMNLASELVPPEQAGISSGLSITIGSLGVIAAPPVFGFMVDLNGSYTSGWFFITGLLCIVFAILLVLLNVNKKRKARVSERAI
- a CDS encoding sodium:solute symporter family protein, which produces MDNLTFAGMDGIIILSVFAIVMLAIGYFSGKGDTNLHHSLSGYYLAGRNLGFIALFFTLYATQYSGNTIVGYAPAGYRTGFSWLQSISFMTIIIGIYLLFAPRLYVVSKRRNFVTPTDWLEFRFKSKAVTLLSIFLMLWGLGNYLLEQLVAIGQAVAGMTGGTIPYEIAVVVFVLVMLAYEWMGGMKAVAFTDVMQGIVLMIGIFVFLAGALYLVGGNFAEVTRFIADNEPEKLGVPPMEVSVNWFSMLVLVGLGASIYPHAVQRIYSAESERTLKKSFARMAWMPPITTGLVFVVGIIGIMLFPGLDTAGSEQLVGLMANKIAAINGFYYWMMIIFFGGIVAAIISTADSVLLSFSSMLSNDVYGKFVNPGATEHKKVMVGKIGGIIAIFFLLMIAWNPPGTLYQIFVLKFELLVQVFPAFVLGLYWKRLAAKPVFWGMLIGAIVAGLLTLTGYKTVFGIHGGVIGLTINFVVCIVGSMLVTVSAEKSLKKDELAVLELEA
- a CDS encoding MEDS domain-containing protein, encoding MREKITEQTKKLQQSNGGHIFYEYQSEESYIQNTVSYIIAGIEQGDHVIVIENDRVYPKIERQLRNELKKEDLEKVHRVNNFDFYCFKGDFNSATIISYFKKFVEPFINKKVSIRTWAHVEWADQEQITYYVGEYEKEVDKTVIEFGTTTVCAYDERRVPPHLKQALLSCHRYYMTDEDVLCISEDFRTVECV
- a CDS encoding DinB family protein; this encodes MDVFVSQYDWIQRTRETLFRYCETMSPEDYVKELESFGGDSVRSLHVHVVNCYRGWLGNRALGKRLSEITPESVRSVQEMREIFRETDALVHEFLNEFKDKADQTVQVTLRSGGILEPTALWLFTHTMTHEFHHKGQIVKIGRQLGYNPPETDLIEPEVQFVQK
- a CDS encoding flavin reductase family protein; translated protein: MQFDPKELTEKDVYKLLVGSVVPRPIAWVSTISTEGVVNLAPFSFFNVASRNPPMLCISIGPGVGEREGTEKDTLVNIRNQKEFVINVVTSTLGNEMQKTSENLPSDVDEFEAAGLTTLESTIVKPKRVKEAPIQMECQLEQVIQLGSDHLVIGRMVRYHINDDYYLGNYKVDLEKLQPLGRLAGNYSESTEFFSLPR
- a CDS encoding ArsR/SmtB family transcription factor, with protein sequence MAAPAEKHDVFKAIADPTRREVLRLLSENERPISEIADHFDMSRTAVTKHLNILTEAELISGRKEGREKIYQLHPEPLTEVKQWLSYYEKFWENKLSMLKHLVEDEK
- a CDS encoding SRPBCC family protein, with protein sequence MAALQDIKQTVVFNAPIQKVWDSVSTSEGMSSWFMPNDFKAEEGHEFHIQSPFGPSPCKVLVIDEPHKISFSWDTDGWVVTFLLKEQGDQTEFTLIHSGWKDEDAIVGKAGEKSSVIRERMNGGWVGIVHERLKKVVES